In Miscanthus floridulus cultivar M001 chromosome 19, ASM1932011v1, whole genome shotgun sequence, the DNA window TTTGCtttcttcttttttctctttttttaggtgggcatctaactacccattgtttttaatatctcggacacttttgtgtccattttttcttcttttgcatagcccatgtctctttcttcaacaaaatttttcaagagagatattcacaagaacttggagcatttatttggtggaatcctaacaaacatatttttgcgttcacccccaatgtaggagtaaaacattttgaggaggatgaaaagcatgtttttgtgtactcCCAGTATAGAAGCATCACAtatatgtggtgtgtacgtgatcttgatcttgggagcatgataaatctctcaacaagggtcaacaagacttgacaaaactcaatacaaAGCAAGtagcttatgtggaaggtttgtATCCTACAAGTACGTATAtagctctggtaggaatttatcaccattgagtATGTGACactatagttttataatattttatcaaaaacaaattctccaagtactttgatTCGAACCGGTAGGATTTCTAagccagaactatatcacactccacaacaacttagtcaatatgatTTTCCTATATGATATTTTTTTTCCCACAAGCACCAAGTATATGTGAGGAATAAACATAATGCAGGCCAATCTTAAAGAGCTATATTCATATTCACTTCCAAAATTTTAACTTTACATGTGAAACTTGGTTCTTTTTAATTTGCATGTTTAAACAAATGCTAAACAGGAAGCATATGAATGAGTGAGAGAGAGGATCAAACTGAATTCCAGCAGTTGTGTGCAGGCTCCTTCACTAGTTCATGATGTGCTTCAACGCTTTTGTTCACAGTAGGAGTGTTGCACACCCCCCCACTTCTTCGAGACTATACCTAGCTTTTATTCATAGACAGAAAATGGTGAAAACACAAGGGACTCTTCTGGTGAGAGACACCAGAGAGTCAAAATTTTATTAAACTATTGAATTAGCCTAAGATCTAGAAGGAAATAAGAATAAAATTAAACTTTCTAAATTGGATCATTAAATTGCAAAAATTCAATCAAGTCAATTTCTTCTAATTTTTTAGGTTCAAGAAAAAACTTCAAACattgaccatttaccttgaaggTGTTACCTGTATCATCTTGGAGCATGACAGCACCATGTGATGAGGCTTCAATCACCTTAAATGGCCCTTCTCATTTGCTTCAAAGTTTTCCATAACCGAAAAGCTTTACTCTTGAGTTGAATAGTAGAACCTTATTTCCAGGCTTGAACTCCTTGTGCTTGAttctcttgtcatgccatcttttggttCTCTCTTTGTAAATCTTAGAGCTATGATAAGCCTTCTCTCTCCATTCTTCTAGCTTAGATATTTGCATCTGACGATTCTTGCCAGCTAGGTGAAGATCCATGTCCCATCTCTTGATTGCCCAATGGGCCTTGAATTCCAATTCAACAGGCAAATGGCATGTTTTTCCATATACAAGCTGATAAGGTGACATACCTATGGGTGTCTTATATGTTGTTCGATACGCCCAAAGTGCATCATGAAGCTTGTACTTCCATTTCTTCCCCATCTCATCCATGGTCTTTTgtagaatattcttgatttgcttattTGATGTTTTAGCTTGACTGCTTGTTTGGGTATGGTATGGAGTTGCAATATTGTGCTTGACTCCATATTCTGCTATGAACTGATGGAAGGTCTTGTTGATAAAATGTGGCCCTCCATCACTAATAACCAATCGAGGTGTTCCAAATCATGGGAATatcacttcatggaacatctTCTTAGCGTGCTTGGAGTCAGTGGCTCGACATGGTAATGCTTCTACCCATTTGGACACATAGCctactgccaccaagatgtattcagcGTCTCTAGACTTTGGgaatggtcccatgtagtcaatCCCCCAGACATCAAACAACTCCACTTGAAGGTTGTTCATGAGTGGCATTGCATCCCGAGCATTGATGTTTTTTATATTTCTAGCATCTGGCACATCTTCTGACAAACTCCTTTATATCTTGATACATCGTTGGccagaagaatccactttgccaaaTCTTAGCATTTGTACGGAATGCTCCATAATGTCCTCAATAGGGTGATGCATAACATCTCTCTGTGATTTTCTTGGCTTCAAACATGGGGACACATCTCCGTAGCAATCCATCTTGATAGACCCAAAAAAGATATGGATCATCCCACAAGTAGAAACGGCTTTCATGTTTAAATTTCCTCTTATCTTCCCCTGGTGgaacataacctgcaaccatataGTTCATAATATTTGCATACCATGGGTCAGAGTCTGTTACCTTAAGGAGTGTGTCGTCCCTCAGATAGTCATTAATATGTGACTCATGTGTTTCCTTATATTGAAGCCACGACAAGTGATCGGTGACCGAGTTCTCTACTCCTTTCTTATCTCTTATTTCTATGTCAAATTCTTGGAGCAGAAGAATCCATCGGATCAACTgaggcttagcatctttcttagtgatgAGGTATTTAAGAGCAGCATGGTCTGTATAAATAATTATCTTTTCccccactaagtaagatctaaacttgtctatTGCAAAGACAACATCCAACAACTCTTTTTCATTGGTAGCATAATTGAGTTGTGGCCCGAACAAGGTGTTGCTAGCATAGGATATAGCATAGTGCTTTTTATCCTTGGTTTGGCCATGAACGACTCCTACAGCAAAGtcgctagcatcacacatgatctcaaAGGATAGCTTCCAATCATGTGGTTGGATGATTGAAGCTAAAATGAGTGCCTTCTTGAGTATTTGAAAGGCTTCATGGCACTCATTGTTGAAAATGAAAGGTGCATCTTTAGCTAGGAGGCTAGTCAGGGGTCTAGCGGGAAAAGTTTTTGATGAAACGCCTATAGAACCCTGCATGGCCAAGAAAGCTACGAATGCCTTTCACATTCATGGGAGGTGGAAGTTGTTCAATGACTTTAATTTTTGCTCTATCCACCTCTATCCCATGTTCGGACACCTTGTGTCCTAGCACTAATCCTTCCCAAACCATAAAATGGCATTTCTCATAGCTCAGGACTAAGTGTTTTTTCTTCACACCGTTGTAAGACTTTGTCTAAATTCTCCAGACAATCATTGAAGGTTTTGCCATAGACGGTAAAGTCATCCATGCATACCTCCATGATTTTCTCAATCATATCggagaaaatagacatcatgcaccattggaaagaagctggagcattgcATAATCCGAATGACATTCATCGGTATGAATATGTTCCATACGAGCATGTAAAAGTGGtcttactttggtcatcaaggTGGATCGGGATTTGGTGATATCGGGAATACCCGTTAAGGAAACAAAAGAAGGAATAGTTCACGAGGCGTtttaacatttcatcaatgaatggCAACGGGAAGTGATCCTTCTTAATGGTCTTATTAAGTTttcggtagtcaatgcacatatGCCACCCGGTGACAGTTCGTTGAGGAAcgaattcattcttttcattccTTACGACTGTCATCCCTCCTTTTTTGGCACAACTTGGACAGGGCTAACCCACTCAATATGAGGTATGGGATAGATAATCCCGACATGCAAAAGCTTAAGGACCTCCTTTTTAACAACTTCTCGCATAGCGTTGTTAAGCCTCCGTTGTGGTTCCCTCGATGGCGAAGAATTGGGATCGATAGGGATACGATGAGTGTAAAGAGTGGGACTAATCCCCTTgaggtcttggagtgagtagcctATGGCTGATTTATGTCTTTCTACGACAATGACAAGTTTATAGGTTTCTTCTTGGGAAAGCTTGTCTCTTATGATGACAGGAGTTTCTCAATTGTTGTTGAGAAAAACATATTTCAAGCCAGAAGGAAGGGGTTTTAGCTCAATTGTAGGTTGTGATGGCACCTCCATTGGGTCTAGCTTAACAGGTTCAGCCAGCTCTTCCTCTTCTTGAATGAAATGTTCATCATCGAGAGCTGGTTGGCCCATGTCTTCTAAAGATGCCATTAAGACATTCTCAATAGGGTCTTATTTGGGCTTGGGTTCTACTATCGCGTTATTCGAGCGTGCAAGCGAGATAACGATAGGAGACTTTCCCAACTTAAAATTCAAGAGACCTTGTTTTGGTCTCTCTTGAAAGAGTGTCcctaaaggtacaccaatcaagagggacatgtccgatatatcatagatatgaaaatctagATGGTACTCAGATCTTCTTATGCGCAAGGGAATATATCTCATGACCCCATAACTTTCAAGAGTAACTCCTGAAGGAATTCTCAAAAGCCTATGAGATGGGATCAAGGACTCCTTGGGgcaatgtttttcagccaaagCCTTTGAAATAATATTCATCCCAATGGTAGAACTACAGTGAGCCTCTATGGTTGTTTTTTAGGATGCAAGTTAGAACATCTGAGGGGGCAATGATTTGGGCTACCTCAGTGGATAACTTTGTTTCTACCAACCACTCAAGGTTCATGATGGCTAAGATTCCTTTGATGTGCTCCATTAAAAAGGAATCATTGTGTGGACCATCGTTATCCTCAAATGGTGCAGAGTGCACCAGAGGCTTCACTTGAACTGGTAAATTCGAGGTGTTACCAAAATCTTCAAAGAGATCTTCCTCGATTTCAAAGGGGAACATGGAAGGATGGGGTTCATCATCCTCTAAAGTGTGGTGTGTTCCCATAGTGGGAGGTTCTTCAGCAACCAAATCATGAATAGAATTTAAAGGAATTTTCGATTCGGTTACATGTGCCTCCTCTTGTTGGTCGGGGCTTGGCTTGACTTCTTCTTTGGGAAACTCGTCAAAAACGCCAGTGTAGGGGGTGTTTTTAAGGATTTTCTCTAGAATGGCTTTCCCTTCACTAATGGTTTTGTGCGAGAACGAACCTCCTGAAGATATGTCGAGGTGGAGAGCAGCTTCCTTGCTAAGACCAAGATGGAAGTGATGTAAAAGGACATGATTAGACAAAAAGTGGTTTGGACCAGAGTTAATAAGGCTCATGAACCTAGCCTAAGCCGCTCCTAATGTCTTCTTCTCCTTCTGTTGAAAGGTAAGAACTTGTATTCGTAGAGCGGCAATTCGAGAAAGGGGGAAGAAAGCAAGACAAAATTTGTCTCGAAGTTCATCCCAACTTCCATTCACTCCTCTTACGGTATGAGCATACCATTGTTTTGCTCTACCCAAAATGGAGAACGAAAACAATTTCCATTTAATGGTCTCTTGTGTCATGCCAGCAATAGGTAGGCAAGAACACAATTGCTCAAATTCACGAAGGTGGGTGTAAGAATTTTTGTTTTCTATGCCAGAGAAGGATTGCTCCTGAACCATGGCTATGAAAGTAGGACGAAGCTCAGAGCCGTCAGTAAGAATGGGGTGCGACGATGGTGGAGGCTCCAATAATTCGCCCTTCGGAACCGAAAGTTGAATGATAGGTGTGGAATCCATGTGGTAGGGGTGGTTGAAAGAGGTAAAGGGATATACGGACGAACTTGGTTCAAAACTAGCACAACTATAGTTTTCCGGCagcggcgccagaaagcttgttgataTTTGTTAACACACACAgaaaaatccgcaagcgcacagatatcgatgtagctttcacccgggagtattccagagtATCGATTTTCATGAGGAACGCGAAGTGCTCTAGTAAGAATCAAGGTCATCTAAAGATAAAGATAGAAAACTGTTTTTGTGGGTAGAGAGGGATTTTCTAGGCTCAAACTAGATAACTAATGATCAAGCCTACAATACTTTACTTACTTTCGAGCAATAGTACCTTTTCAACTCTCGAAGGAGGTGAGAAAAAGGTAGTCGAGGGAAGGCTGCCTAAGCTCTATGAAACACCAATCCGAACGTGGTGGATTGCAACGGCCTGACAGAGCTGTCACCTCTGGGACTACCACAACTAACCGTGAGATTGGGCGCAAACTCAggtaaacactagcctagacaccacgtttACGCTAATGGTTACTACTCTAATCTAGATCTTAAGACTAGAGCACTCAATGCAAGCGGAGTTCCTATAAATAAAATATAGTAAGAACTGAATTTAATTAAATAGAGAACTAAGAAGTACCAATAGAAGAACCTGGATGTAACTTAAAGATGAATTAGATCTGTAGAGGTACAAAGTCGAGAAGAATCAGACAGATCCGGCTTCTCCTCagatctctctcctctcctctccctattttctataattcaactagatgagaatcatctagagggacactactacaatTAGGGTATAAAATAATGAAGCTCTGGAGCGTAGGGTGTGTAGATGTGTGTCTCCTGAAGGGGGTCTGGGCGTCCTTATATAGGCCGGGGTGGAGTAGGGGACAAGGAATCGAGGTGAAGTAggggggcaaggaatcgccacgtcatcgatccacgtcaactccctcAATCACCGTTGGATAAACCGACATATAACTGCCTTAAAATCAAGGGTCCAGATCTTATGAAGACGTACGAGGCGGCGAAGGGTGAGGGGCTCTGTAATGGGCCGATCGGCCTCACCACTGGGCCGGGCGGCTTGCTAGTGTGGCAGATGGGCCTCCCCTTCGGGTGGTGGGTCCTGGGCTCCGTTTTGAGTCGACTTTTGCAGGTTTTGTGAGTGGAATCACTTGTTGATGTCGGTTTGCCtatttggagtgtatgatagtggtcccgggagctgttttctggataaatcttTCTGCATCCAAATATTcatcaaaacttgtggaattcatGAGTTTAAAACCCTATacttatgtttggtgatggaattaagtgtaTATGTAGAGTATATTAATGGTTTATAATTGACACTAACAACCGTCAACAACaactaatttgtgagatgaatttttaagcctaattatgccatgatttgacaacgtggtgctacagtaaatatacaataaccatgtgctaatgatgaattaatcaggcttaataaattcgtctcgctaaGTACCGAGGActcctataatttattttattattactctcCTAACGCCTCGACGTGATACTTGTAGTCGCTGAATTTAAACAAAACCTTCGTACTACCACCGGTAGCAAACATGATGTCGCTATCAATCCATCAGTCTATGtgcgcgacacatttcctttgttttgtttattcATTTTCCTTTTATTAGTTCCTTCCAAATAAAAGAGGCCATTGCCCATGCGTGCGTAGTCTCTTGGAAGTCTTATTTTAGAATGGGATCTCGGGACCCCGAGAAGAATGCATCGCCCGCCAGGCCCGATAACAATGGCCCTGGAGGGCGTGGTCGGCATTGGCATAACCAAGCAACCGTCGCTGCAATGCCTGGACGCCGTGGAGAACGCGGCCCGACGTGCCGAGGCAGAAGAGGGTACGGTGGAGCAGAATACAACGCCATGGATCGCGAGGAAGAAGGTCACAGCGCTTGCCATCTGCCTCGTCGCGTTGCCCGTCCTGATGACCACGGTTAGCCGGCGGGACTCGCCGTGGACGCCCGCGTCCTTTTGGCCGTTGGCGACATTCGCGCGGCAAGGTAACGTAGTAATCCACGCACTCTTGATCTCTCTCGATCCTCTGCCGCCGTGTGACGTGGTGTTGGATCTTCTGAATCGCGTGCTTTGGAACGGTTCCGATCGAAAGGAGATCTAATCTACTTTCCCGCGTGCGGAATTCGATGCAGAGAAGCTCCTCGGCGGCCTGCTCGTGCCGGGGTTCGACGAGCGGTCGTGCCTCAGCCGGTACCAGTCCGCGTTCTACCGCAAGAACCTGACGCGGTCGCCGTCCGCGCACCTTATCAAGCGGCTGCGCCAGCACGAGGCGCTGCAGCGCCGGTGCGGCCCGGGCACCGAGGCGTACAGGGCCGCGGCCGCGCGGCTCAGGCCCTGGCGCCGCGACGGCACCAACGACGGCGTCTGCAGGTACCTCGTGCTGGTGCCGTACAGGGGCCTCGGGAACAGGATCCTGGCCGTGGCGTCGGCGTTCCTCTACGCCGTGCTCACCGACCGCGTCCTGCTCCTCGACGGGAACACGTCGCTGGGCGACATCTTCTGCGAGCCGTTCCCGGGGACCTCATGGCTGCTGCCGTCGCACTTCCCGATCAGTAACCTCCAGAACCTGACGGGCGACGTGCGGGAGAGCTACAGGAACCTGGTGCAGAACGATAGCGCGGCGTCGCTGGTGTCCAGGCTCCCATACGTGTTCGTGGACCTCGACCATTCCTGCACGTACCACGACAAGCTCTTCTTCTGCGACGACGAGCGGCAGTTCCTCCGCCGCGCGCCGTGGCTGGTGATGAGGACGGACGGCTACTTCGTGCCGGCGCTGTTCCTGAACCCGGTGCACCAAGACGAGCTCGACAGGATGTTCCCTCGGAAAGACTCGGTGTTCTACCTGCTGGCGCACTACCTGTTCCACCCGACGAACAAAGTGTGGGGACTGATCACGAGGTTCCACAGCTCGTACCTGAGGGACTCAGACGAAAGACTGGGCATCCAGGTCAGGGTGTTCGACGGGGACACCCCTTTCCAGCACATCTTGGATCAGATCCTCGCCTGCACGTCGCAAGAACACCTGCTCCCCGATGTGGTGACGCAGGAACCGCCCCGTCCGTCGACGG includes these proteins:
- the LOC136528895 gene encoding galactoside 2-alpha-L-fucosyltransferase-like translates to MALEGVVGIGITKQPSLQCLDAVENAARRAEAEEGTVEQNTTPWIARKKVTALAICLVALPVLMTTVSRRDSPWTPASFWPLATFARQEKLLGGLLVPGFDERSCLSRYQSAFYRKNLTRSPSAHLIKRLRQHEALQRRCGPGTEAYRAAAARLRPWRRDGTNDGVCRYLVLVPYRGLGNRILAVASAFLYAVLTDRVLLLDGNTSLGDIFCEPFPGTSWLLPSHFPISNLQNLTGDVRESYRNLVQNDSAASLVSRLPYVFVDLDHSCTYHDKLFFCDDERQFLRRAPWLVMRTDGYFVPALFLNPVHQDELDRMFPRKDSVFYLLAHYLFHPTNKVWGLITRFHSSYLRDSDERLGIQVRVFDGDTPFQHILDQILACTSQEHLLPDVVTQEPPRPSTAGAWSKAVLMTGLSSWYYENIRWKYWQSATATGEVVSVYQPSHEEHQLSGYTTHDMKAVAEMYLLGMTDKIVTSGWSTFGYVGHGLGGLTPWIMFRPENHTTPYPPCRRAKSMEPCMHGPPFYDCRAKHGADTGKLVPHVQHCEDMSWGLKLVHPE